AATAGGTTGATAGGTCAAATCGTGTCCTCCATCACAGCCTCCCTGCGCTTTGATGGAGCCCTGAATGTTGACCTGACGGAGTTCCAGACCAACCTGGTGCCGTACCCCCGCATCCACTTCCCGCTGGCCACCTATGCCCCCGTCATCTCTGCCGAGAAGGCTTACCATGAGCAGCTCTCGGTGGCGGAGATCACCAATGCCTGCTTTGAGCCAGCCAACCAGATGGTGAAGTGTGACCCGCGGCACGGCAAGTACATGGCGTGCTGCCTGCTGTACCGCGGGGATGTGGTGCCCAAGGATGTCAATGCGGCCATCGCCACCATTAAGACCAAGCGCACCATCCAGTTTGTGGACTGGTGCCCCACTGGTTTCAAGGTGGGCATCAACTACCAGCCACCCACGGTGGTGCCCGGGGGCGACCTGGCCAAGGTGCAGCGCGCCGTGTGCATGCTGAGCAACACCACGGCCATTGCCGAGGCCTGGGCCCGCCTGGACCACAAGTTTGACCTGATGTACGCTAAGCGGGCGTTTGTGCACTGGTACGTGGGGGAGGGCATGGAGGAGGGGGAGTTCTCGGAGGCCCGGGAGGACATGGCTGCCCTGGAGAAGGATTACGAGGAGGTGGGGGTGGATTctgtggaaggggaaggagaggaggaaggggaggaataCTAAACTCTCACAAGGGTGCTGCTCTTACAGGGAACATAACCTAGTTGAAGACCCCCCCTGTGGGTCTGTAGCAGTGTGTGCGCCGCAGTCTGTCCTGTTCAATGGTCTGTGCTTCAATGGAAAAGTCTGTTACGGACCCACCCGTCCTTTTCTGTGGGTCTGAATAAAAAGCATTCCCTGTCTTACCATCTGGCTCTGGTGTATTTACTCTGTGCTGTGATGTCCCTCAGTCCCTCCCTGGGCTTGGACACTGTCCCCTGACAGCCCCTGGTATGGCCCCAGGGTCCCTGGCTGCACCTGGGGTCTCCACCGCAGTCTCTGGTGTGTATCTGGGTTGTGCtgagcccagcaccctgcagcctccccagaCCTGTCCTCTCTCCCCgtcctgctgctgggctgccctGGACTGAGTGgtgtgtgcccccccccgcgCTGTGCCGTGGCCCTGTAGCACGGGCTGGAAgggggggtgttgggttttCTTAGGACCAGGAGCCAAGTGAGCACATGGGGTGGTTTGGTTTCACCCCTCCTGGGGATCTTGGAATTCCTTCCCCCTtgccaccccccaccccaccccccccccgtctgGCAGAAGCTGGAGGGGGGGgtctgtgctgcctgctgtgccTGGGGAGGGGCTGTTAGTCTCAGGGAGGCctagctggggggggggtctgtcCTGCTGGGTATTGAGGGAGGGGTGGTGCTTTCCCCCCCACCTACGGTGTGTCATGAAGACCCTCTGTCACCTGCAGGGAAGAAGAGTGGCACTGGCTATGCTGGTCCTGGCAGCCTGTCACTGGGAGGGGGGACATGGGGTGGTGCCCCCCCCAGTTCTGCTGGGGTTCAGGAGGAGCCAGCCCCCactgtttcccccccccccccactgctggctcatggctCTGGTCAGGGATAAATAATGAAGGGGAAGTTGAACGCGGAGTGAAACTCGAGCGGGTGCCGCAGCGAGGGGCTGGGCACGccgtggggaggggggatgcGTGGGGGCCACCGGGCCCTAAGTGCCATTTGTCATAAATCCgagcggggctgggagcggcTCCTGCACGGCCGGCGCCGGTCGCCACGTTGGCATCTCTCGGAGCCGAGCTAGCCCCAGGCGCCGGCATGGACCCCCGCACTGAGGGTGCCCGCGGGAGCCCGGTGCGACCGGGCAGAGCCAGGGGAAgaaccacccccccacccccccccggaGCGGAGCCGCCGAGGAGGCCAAtgcggcggccgggccgggcaaTGGCGGGGAGCCACGTCACCCGCTGCAATGCAGCTGCGGCAGATGCtgctgccccggccccggcccccccccccgcaccccgcggCCGGCcgaggctgaggggtgaccccgggggggcggggggggggggccggggccggcagcGCATGGCGGCGTGTGGTGCCGAACGGGCCGCTGGGTTGTCCGCAGAGCTCTCGGCAAAACAGGAAGGCGGATTATCGGGGGCAAATAGCTCCGGGGATTAGATGGGGGCTGGTGCCGGCCCCCCCTCGGCTCCCCGGGCAGGGAGCTGCACCGAGCAACGGCGGGCCCCCCAGCACGTCCCCCATGTTATGGGCATCGCGGCGGTCCctgcggcgggcgggggggagcgaggggggggccggggggccccgtctggctgggggggggggggggaaacacgCGGGGAGACGGGGGCCCGGTGCTGCGGACACGCCGAGACAAAGCCCCCCGCAGTGAGCGGGGTCtgcgccccctccccgggcagaTCGAGGGGGGTCCTGGGGAACGGTGCCCCCACTGCGGCAGGATTCAGGGCTGTGGGGGCCACCTGCAGACGAGCTGGGGGGAGCGTGGGGTGCACATGGGCTGGGCGCGGGGGGCTCCCCAGGCTGCAGATGGACTGGGAGGGGCCCCCGGGGTGCAGATGGGCCGCTGCGGGGGGGCCGGGCGGTGCAGatggacggggggggggggggggggatatgcGGCAAGAGAAGCCGATTAACGGCCTTGGGacgctggggggggggagggcgggcgCCGGGCGCGGCAGCAcgtgctgcccccccccccccccaatgtcGCAGTTTTCCTCTGCAGCGAAGCCGCACCGGGCGGGGGGGCGAggcgggagggggggcgggagcggccgtgcccccccccgcagcaAACGCAGTGAGGGGGGGCTTCGGATCGCGGGAGGGGGGGTCAGACCCCCAGTGCCCCCTCCCCCGTGCGGGGGGTCCCTTGGCAAACCCCGGGAAggcgctgcggggggggggggggggggggggcggcaaAACCCCGCAGCGCCCGCCCGGCAGCGGGGGGCGGGAAGGAGGCGGGGCGTACCTCGACCGCAGCCAATCCGCGGTGGAAGCCGCACAGATGGGCGGGCGCAGCGGCCAATACAagcgcggggcgggggagcgCGGCCCGCCCCCCGGACCGGTATATAGGGATGCGCCCGCGGGCGGCTGCAGCCTGGTACTTGCGTCGATTCCTTGTTTGTCGGGACGAGTAACCGCGCCGCAGCCATGGTAGGGGGTGGATTGCGAAATTGGGAGAGACTGGGAAAcgtggggggaggaaggctggagtgggggggggggggggggggatgtggggggaaTGGGCGGGAGGAGGAAAGGTTGGGGGGGAGAATCAGGGATTGGGGGGTAAGGGAGAGGGGCAAACCAGGGattggggggtgtgggggtgaggagagaaggagctggggaagCGCAGCAGGAGCccggggctcggggggggggggagagcgtGGGCTGGGAGTGCCGCCCTTGCCGGGgggagcagccgggggggggcacagcaCCCCCAAGGAGGGCAGCATGTGGTCCTGGGTAGCATCCCCCGCtcgggcgggggcggggctcTGTCCCGTTTTTGGCGCCCAGCCCCGACCGTTACTGTTCCCGCGCGCGGGAAGTCGCGGGGCGGGGGCACAGCCCCGCCCCTGCGTCACCAGTTCCCCAAATCCAGCCCCGAACCCCCAACCTCACGCATCTCCCGTGGCGATGGCAGAGGGTCCCCACTGCGCTCCTGGCACCCACCCGAGTCCGACCCCGTGGGGCTCATCCTGCTCTGGGGTTCCTGGGGGAGCTCACTCCGGCCGCCCGAgcccggagcccccccccccccgcccgggcgAGAGGAATGCGCAGGAGCGGGCGGTGCGGCGCAGGGTGCGGCCGGGAATGTGCTGGGCACACGGGGGGGCGGGGGTAGCAGAGGGACCCCCGGGGGGGTGATGCCATCGGCCCTCCCTGCTGTTTTTTGTCAGCTGGTGCAGTCACGTCCCCCCTGCTgcgctgcttcctcctcctcttcctgcagcGCGGCCATGCCTTGCCTGGGCTGCGGGGCTGTAAAATGTCCTCCCTGTGCGCCATTTGGAAGCAGATGGAGGGCTCGTGCAGGGTGACGTTACCCCCAGGGCTCTGCCAAATAGTGGCTCCAGTCTGTCCCCAAACACATGTGTGtccccctgcctccctcctgggGCGAACTCGACTCCTGGgcttcccctgtgctgctcggCCACAAGTTTGGGATGGCACCGGGTTGGCTCTGGCTGGCTGAGCCGGGGCACAACTGGTGTTTGGGTGGGGGCTGCCCCCAGCTGAGCCTGATTCCCCCTGTGCCCCCGCAGCGTGAGTGCATCTCCATCCACGTGGGCCAAGCGGGTGTGCAGATCGGCAATGCCTGCTGGGAGCTGTACTGCCTGGAGCACGGCATCCAGCCCGACGGGCAGATGCCCAGCGACAAGACCATCGGTGGGGGGGACGACTCCTTCAACACCTTCTTCAGCGAGACGGGGGCTGGCAAGCATGTGCCCCGGGCCGTCTTTGTGGACCTGGAGCCCACAGTGATCGGTGAGCgtgggggaggctgggggggggggtggtgttgaTGGCTGCTGGTTGCTAACGGGCTCTCCCCACAGATGAGGTGCGCACAGGGACTTACCGGCAGCTCTTCCACCCTGAGCAGCTGATCACGGGCAAGGAAGATGCGGCCAACAACTACGCCCGTGGGCACTACACCATTGGGAAGGAGATCATTGACCTGGTCCTCGACCGCATCCGCAAGCTGGTGGGTATAAACCCCGGGTGGTGCCGGTGCCACTACAGCCGATGGGGAACAGAGAACCCTCTGGTGGGACCTGGATGGCAGCAAGGAGCTGGGCTGTTCCTCCAGGGTCCAGGGGCGTTTTATGGTTCTTGGTACCCTGCACCCCCCCGCACTGGGTCAGGGCTCCCTGCGGGGTCTAGAGTGGGTCTCCTGCGAGTGGAGATGAGGATTAGccccttcctctctgcaggcTGAATCCCCTTCCTCAGGATGCTGCAAGCACAGGATGTGCACCTGGAGGGTGGACTGTGCCTGGGGGCGAGATGGGGCTTTGGGGTGGAGGCGGGCTCATTCCTGCCCCTGAGAAAACCTgatttcctccccttttttaaGGGTCATGTGAGGTTTTTCCTTGATCTACAGTCTGATCCTGCTTGACCAACTGCTTATGAGCAGCTGTGCCAAGTGTTTAActggtgctggggcagctcGTGCCCTGAGGAGCGCTGGTGCCTGGCAGACCTTGATGGCTGCCAGCCCCTCGGCCCAGGTGGTGCCCCCAGGATGCCCCTGTAAAGCACCATGGGTTTCATCTTCCCCAAGGCAGACTGCATGGGTCATGCTGGGTGCAGGCACTGCAAGGGCTGGCTCCTCAAGCAGGAAGGAGCCGACTGTGCCCCAGTCCCAGTGGGAAGGGGCGCCTTTCCCTGAGGGGTGGTCGTGATGAAGCACagggtgctgtgcctgggagtGGAGCTGGGGCACTCAGGGAGGTGCCTGCCACTGATGGCATCCCTAGGAAAGGAGTCCACGAAGGCCTGAGATCCTGGGGTGAATATATGCTTTCTTGGACAACTCAGTAGGAACCTAAAGTCAGAATTACTGACAGATTggtcttatttttctcttcccttctagGCTGACCAGTGCACAGGGCTGCAGGGCTTCCTGGTCTTCCACAGCTTTGGGGGTGGCACTGGCTCCGGCTTCACCTCCCTGCTCATGGAGCGCCTCTCCGTCGACTATGGCAAAAAGTCCAAGCTGGAGTTCTCCATCTACCCGGCCCCACAGGTCTCCACGGCCGTGGTGGAGCCCTACAACTCCATCCTCACCACCCACACCACCCTGGAGCACTCCGACTGTGCCTTCATGGTGGACAACGAGGCCATCTATGACATCTGCCGCCGCAACCTGGACATCGAGAGGCCCACCTACACCAACCTTAACCGCCTCATCAGCCAGATCGTGTCCTCCATCACGGCCTCCCTGCGCTTTGATGGAGCCCTGAATGTTGACCTGACGGAGTTCCAGACCAACCTGGTGCCGTACCCCCGCATCCACTTCCCGCTGGCCACCTATGCCCCCGTCATCTCTGCCGAGAAAGCTTACCATGAGCAGCTCTCGGTGGCGGAGATCACCAATGCCTGCTTTGAGCCGGCCAACCAGATGGTGAAGTGCGACCCGCGGCACGGCAAGTACATGGCGTGCTGCCTGCTGTACCGCGGGGACGTGGTGCCCAAGGATGTCAACGCGGCCATCGCCACCATCAAGACCAAGCGCAGCATCCAGTTTGTGGACTGGTGCCCCACTGGTTTCAAGGTGGGCATCAACTACCAGCCACCCACGGTGGTGCCCGGGGGCGACCTGGCCAAGGTGCAGCGCGCCGTGTGCATGCTGAGCAACACCACGGCCATTGCCGAGGCCTGGGCCCGCCTGGACCACAAGTTTGACCTGATGTACGCTAAGCGGGCGTTTGTGCACTGGTACGTGGGGGAGGGCATGGAGGAGGGGGAGTTCTCGGAGGCCCGGGAGGACATGGCTGCCCTGGAGAAGGATTACGAGGAGGTGGGGGTGGATTctgtggaaggggaaggagaggaggaaggggaggaataCTAAACGCTGGGTTCCTTCTGTTGCTGTAGCATGTCTGCTTCAAACACTTCAGCTTTCTTGTGCACTGGGTGGGACTCAGCCCTGTGGGCCCGGCTGGAGGGATGTGCTGCTCTAGCTGGGCTTGTGCTCTCTCTGATGTGATCACGTCGGTTTTCCGTGTGTCTGTACCATGTCTGTGAATAAAAGGCTTTAAGAGAAGCTGCTGCCGTGTCAGATACAAACCCTCTGTGTGGCTGCCGGGGGCTGGCGGGCCCCATCCCGTGGGAACAGACTGTCCCTATTGTCTGTGCCCAGTGAGGTGGCAGGGGATGGCAGCgctcctgcctggagctggctCTGGCCAgcctttcccctgctcctctcttcccggggggtgggggggggggtgaacCCCCCTCCCTGGGGGTGGGGGTCTGCCAGGGCGCTCTGGggggtgctgctctgctgggacCCCTGAGGCCGAGCCGCCTTTGGTGCGTGTCTTGCCCTGCCCCCACCGGGGATTATCCCGCGCGGGGGATTAGCCGTGTCCCGGGATTAGCGCTGTGCCTCCGCCTAATCCCGGCTCCTGCCCGCTGCGGGGGGGCGGCCGCACCCGTGGGAGCGGTGGGTGGGAGCTCGGCAGCCCGCTCAGCCTATTGGGGCGCCCCGCGCCGCTCTCGACCAATGAGCGGCGCCTCATTCAGAGCCCAAGACCAATGGGTGGAAGGAGGCGTGGTCTGGTGGGGCCCTGTCAAGGCCGTGGCGGCGCGGATACGTCGTAGAGATacggggaggggcggggctaCCTGGCCCGGCGGTACCGGCGCTTCCCCCGGCGCTTCCCCCGCCGTTACCGGCCCGGCCATGCTGGCCGCGGCATGGCCCCTGCGGAGCAGGACGCGCTGACCGTGCGGGAGCAGCTCTTCCACGAGAGGGTCCGCGAGTGCATCGTGAGTTCCGGGGGCTGCGGCCGCGGTGAGGGGCGTCGGGCGGGGGAAGGGGTCCCGGTGTGGCGacgggggggtgtggggggggggagccgtGGGTCGGGGCTGGGAGCCCCCAGTTCGCCGGGAGAGCCGGGTGCCCCGGCGACAGCTCTGGGGCGCGGCTGCCGCTGCGCCCCACGCCCGGCGCCTATCGGTGCCAGAGCCGCGGCGGGCTGCCGTGCGCCCCGCAGATAGCGGGGTCCCGGGGCCGTGCCGAGCCGCGGCTGAGCCGTGCCGAGCCCCGGGCGCGACCCCTCTGCCGGGTCCCGACCCCGCCGCTGCCCAGCCCCTGCGCCACCCCAGCCGCCCCCCGCGGCACCGGGGTCCCACCGTGCCAGAGCCCAGAGGCCGGGGAGCCCCTGGGCGAGCGGGAGGGCCGGGGGTGCCGGGTGCTGGGGTGCGGTGGGGGCAGAGCGGGGCCAGACCCGTGCCAGGCTCCTggctctctccctgcccccccggCCGGCGGCTCTCCCCAGGGGCCCTGCAGAGCCCCCCCCGACCGTGGGCACCGTGGAGGGAGGCAGCTGGGTCTGCTCCTCGGGTCCCGCCCTGCCAGCCAGGGCTCAGGGACGGGGATGACCCGGGCACCCCGGACCTGCCATTTCCCGAGGGCCCTCCAGGATGTCGCAGGCAGGGTGGCCAAGCGGGCTGTGACCGGTAGTGCCGGGGCCACCTTGCCACAGCCCGACTGGGGCATCTTGCACGTCAGGACGGCCAGCGTGGAGCTCACTCGGACTGACTTTGCCAAGTGCGGGAAGTGTTGGGGGTCCCCTGGTCAGACAGGGCTTTGGGCTGCAGGgttcagcctgcagcaggagggaacCTGCAGCCTGAGACCCTTCCCTGGGCAAGAGCAGAAACAGGAGGACCTGCTGGGCACTGCTCCTCCGGGGGTCCAGAGCTGGGGACCCCTGGCCAGCCAAGCCCCCCgggccaggcaggagggaagtgCCGCAGCCTCTTCGCTCCACCTGTGCCAAGGTGGCGAGTTCAGGCGACCTTTCCCCGTCCTGCTGCGTACCCGGCGGGATGAAAGGTCGCCGTGTTCCTCAAACGttgcctgctcctgctggacCTCAGCATGCCGGCGGGGGCGGGAGGGACGCCGCAGCTGGCCTTGGCACCCGGCTCAAGGCTGTTCCCGCGgctctgctgggtgctggtgccAGCGGGACGAGGGCTGTGGGCTCGGGCAGTGCTAGGGCAGGACGGATGTCCCACAGGGTCCGGGCCACCCTGATCTCTGTGAACccctcagctctgccagcacaAGCCGACCCAGAGCTGCCGGTTGGGGTCTCCTCGTGGTCTCAGCCCCTTtc
Above is a window of Balearica regulorum gibbericeps isolate bBalReg1 chromosome 29, bBalReg1.pri, whole genome shotgun sequence DNA encoding:
- the TUBA1B gene encoding tubulin alpha-1B chain, with translation MRECISIHVGQAGVQIGNACWELYCLEHGIQPDGQMPSDKTIGGGDDSFNTFFSETGAGKHVPRAVFVDLEPTVIDEVRTGTYRQLFHPEQLITGKEDAANNYARGHYTIGKEIIDLVLDRIRKLADQCTGLQGFLVFHSFGGGTGSGFTSLLMERLSVDYGKKSKLEFSIYPAPQVSTAVVEPYNSILTTHTTLEHSDCAFMVDNEAIYDICRRNLDIERPTYTNLNRLISQIVSSITASLRFDGALNVDLTEFQTNLVPYPRIHFPLATYAPVISAEKAYHEQLSVAEITNACFEPANQMVKCDPRHGKYMACCLLYRGDVVPKDVNAAIATIKTKRSIQFVDWCPTGFKVGINYQPPTVVPGGDLAKVQRAVCMLSNTTAIAEAWARLDHKFDLMYAKRAFVHWYVGEGMEEGEFSEAREDMAALEKDYEEVGVDSVEGEGEEEGEEY